Proteins co-encoded in one Dreissena polymorpha isolate Duluth1 chromosome 12, UMN_Dpol_1.0, whole genome shotgun sequence genomic window:
- the LOC127852790 gene encoding uncharacterized protein LOC127852790, protein MRTIAQTDSKSDLDSRKIIVYNNRPMETDTPGEAYTTTEARLIQSPSGLNTQEPLIGQKRSLRRPYQCLESECPMDTVAPNLKAIRTELSLTESPNSVNSAETVPEHISLLERPLQYLEEGGNTICRINHECMAFYLRCPNLLNVINLCEDVLNGKVEALFMPLQDYLRTQPDCNNVSVVVDISGNDFTRCIMPCLIKLNRKLDSRIQQLEYQYKQKNTSSTAAGNTDIKTAISMLKDLIDHHPSVDCETPSELRLTVDTLGVEDSYTLTRHLVDAANVLQRHKKKAKYREKLQPTDQHEKNGIETAISIFKELKGQMPFIDETSELRLNVEVIGIKDGHSLTRQIFDAVIELKSTEETKTSNSQELRQYLQRVFQYLKKGGNALNMRETDCSAFYICCPTLANAMTLCEDFYNWQS, encoded by the exons ATGAGAACTATTGCTCAGACTGACTCGAAAAGTGATCTGGATTCGAGGAAAATCATTGTTTATAATA ACCGCCCTATGGAAACTGACACTCCTGGCGAAGCATACACCACAACAGAGGCGCGTTTAATTCAGTCTCCAAGTGGATTGAATACACAGGAACCGCTTATTGGCCAAAAGAGATCTTTGAGAAGACCATATCAGTGTCTGGAAAGCG AGTGCCCAATGGACACAGTCGCACCTAACTTGAAAGCCATCAGAACAGAGCTGAGTCTAACAGAGTCGCCAAATTCCGTCAACTCGGCGGAAACAGTACCCGAACACATCAGCTTGTTAGAAAGGCCGTTGCAGTACTTGGAAGAAG GAGGAAATACCATATGCCGTATCAACCATGAATGCATGGCATTTTACTTACGCTGTCCAAATTTGCTAAATGTTATAAATCTGTGTGAAGATGTCCTTAATGGAAAGGTTGAAGCCCTTTTCATGCCATTGCAAGACTATTTAAGAACACAACCAGATTGCAACAACGTATCGGTTGTTGTTGATATTTCTGGAAATGACTTCACAAGGTGCATTATGCCATGCC TTATCAAATTAAATCGTAAATTGGATTCGAGAATCCAACAACTTGAGTATCAATACAAACAAAAGAATACATCTAGTACTGCTGCAGGAAACACTG ACATAAAAACAGCAATTTCCATGCTCAAAGACTTGATAGATCATCACCCAAGTGTCGATTGTGAAACCCCGTCAG AGCTAAGACTAACTGTAGATACACTTGGGGTAGAGGACAGTTATACATTGACGCGTCATCTAGTTGATGCTGCAAATGTATTGCAAAGACACAAGAAAAAAGCGAAATATAGAGAAAAGTTACAACCTACGGATCAACACGAGAAAAATG GTATAGAAACTGCTATATCCATTTTTAAAGAGCTGAAAGGCCAAATGCCTTTTATCGACGAAACTTCAG AATTGAGATTGAACGTAGAGGTGATTGGAATAAAGGACGGACATTCACTGACACGTCAGATATTTGATGCTGTGATAGAATTGAAAAGTACAGAGGAAACAAAGACGTCAAACTCACAGGAACTTCGACAATATCTGCAACGTGTGTTCCAGTATTTGAAAAAAG GCGGAAATGCACTCAATATGCGCGAAACGGACTGTTCCGCGTTTTATATCTGCTGCCCAACATTGGCCAACGCAATGACACTGTGTGAAGATTTTTATAACTGGCAAAGTTGA